One segment of Hippopotamus amphibius kiboko isolate mHipAmp2 chromosome 4, mHipAmp2.hap2, whole genome shotgun sequence DNA contains the following:
- the ZBTB42 gene encoding zinc finger and BTB domain-containing protein 42, whose product MEFPEHGGRLLGRLRQQRELGFLCDCTVLVGDARFPAHRAVLAACSVYFHLFYRDRPAGSRDTVRLNGDIVTAPAFGRLLDFMYEGRLDLRSLPVEDVLAAASYLHMYDIVKVCKNRLREKERALPPETPSPGAELPGAPPGPLSAWASVLCPAAQKPRLPAAGVKAACALPALGPPPWQASGESDRALDLSLKPGPRLEPVHPPCVLRTPPCSQVQPGARPVVKDEPDSLSEQEDGSSPRSPHRPPQAPCVPAAERERQVRSGELELEAERGAIEDALRPGGRLCLCPLCGKLFPSAHVLRLHLGTHFRERDGSRARLSPDGMAPTCPLCRKTFSCTYTLKRHERTHSGEKPYTCVQCGKSFQYSHNLSRHAVVHTREKPHACRWCERRFTQSGDLYRHVRKFHCGLVKSLLV is encoded by the coding sequence ATGGAGTTCCCGGAGCACGGCGGGCGGCTGCTGGGCCGCCTGAGGCAGCAGCGCGAGCTGGGCTTCCTGTGCGACTGCACCGTGCTGGTGGGCGACGCGCGCTTCCCGGCCCACCGCGCCGTGCTGGCCGCGTGCAGCGTCTACTTCCATCTCTTCTACAGGGACCGGCCCGCGGGCAGCCGCGACACGGTGCGGCTCAACGGCGACATCGTCACGGCGCCCGCCTTCGGCCGTCTGCTGGACTTCATGTACGAGGGCCGCCTGGACCTGCGCAGCCTGCCCGTCGAGGACGTCCTGGCCGCGGCTAGCTACCTGCACATGTACGACATCGTCAAGGTCTGCAAGAACAGGCTCCGCGAGAAGGAGCGCGCGCTGCCCCCAGAGACGCCCTCCCCTGGGGCAGAGCTGCCTGGCGCGCCCCCAGGCCCCCTGTCTGCCTGGGCCTCTGTGCTCTGTCCGGCCGCCCAGAAGCCcaggctccctgctgctggagtcaAGGCCGCCTGCGCTCTACCGGCACTGGGGCCTCCCCCCTGGCAGGCCTCTGGAGAGTCGGACCGGGCCCTGGACCTGTCGCTGAAGCCTGGCCCGAGGCTGGAGCCAGTCCACCCACCCTGCGTCCTCCGGACACCCCCTTGCAGCCAGGTGCAGCCAGGGGCCCGGCCGGTCGTGAAGGACGAGCCAGATTCACTGTCGGAGCAAGAGGACGGCAGCAGCCCTCGGAGCCCCCACAGGCCCCCTCAGGCACCCTGTGTTCCTGCAGCCGAGCGCGAGCGCCAGGTGCGCAGtggggagctggagctggaggcagAGCGGGGGGCGATCGAGGATGCGCTGCGGCCAGGTGGGCGCCTCTGCCTCTGCCCGCTGTGCGGCAAGCTGTTCCCCAGCGCCCACGTGCTGCGGCTGCACCTCGGCACCCACTTCCGCGAGCGGGATGGCAGCCGCGCCCGGCTCTCTCCCGACGGCATGGCGCCCACCTGCCCACTCTGCAGAAAGACCTTCTCCTGCACGTACACGCTGAAGAGGCACGAGCGCACGCACTCGGGCGAGAAGCCCTACACGTGCGTGCAGTGCGGCAAGAGCTTCCAGTACTCGCACAACCTGAGCCGCCACGCCGTGGTGCACACACGCGAGAAGCCGCACGCCTGCCGCTGGTGCGAGCGCCGCTTCACGCAGTCAGGGGACCTCTACCGCCATGTCCGCAAGTTCCACTGTGGCCTGGTTAAGTCCCTGCTGGTGTGA